The following proteins are co-located in the Silene latifolia isolate original U9 population chromosome 1, ASM4854445v1, whole genome shotgun sequence genome:
- the LOC141643622 gene encoding aspartic proteinase nepenthesin-1-like, which translates to MSIQHQLCEPPLGFMGSCGFENIYKLAHITGFLGFDTFYFKDSRTQELDRYPGIAFGCGLINRDFPFSDSYGPKNMVAGVTGLAPGPLSLLSQFGAQIKGRFAYCLTPRSSKRTTNIYFGDDAQISGDASRTVQVISMASNVVRYHLFLNGISVDDNRLAIDPTVFELDEKGYTKGFLIDSGSPHTSLVRAAYNPLRDAMVHYFRDKYQMQPISPSGLGFDLCYSWNSSDEIRFPSVVLHFLFKGQQQEINMVLGKNNLFEVYPEDKEFCLMILPIDDDPGLSILGAYQQTNFKILYDVNDWFLYFVPQNCLQS; encoded by the coding sequence ATGAGTATTCAACACCAATTGTGTGAACCACCACTAGGCTTTATGGGCTCTTGTGGGTTTGAAAACATTTATAAACTAGCTCATATAACAGGCTTTTTAGGATTTGATACATTCTATTTCAAAGACTCTAGAACACAAGAGCTAGACAGATACCCAGGTATAGCATTTGGATGTGGATTAATAAACAGAGATTTTCCATTTAGTGATAGTTATGGGCCTAAAAATATGGTAGCTGGTGTAACTGGGTTAGCTCCGGGCCCGTTATCGTTATTATCCCAATTTGGAGCCCAAATCAAAGGTCGCTTTGCTTATTGCTTAACACCACGAAGTTCGAAACGTACAACAAATATTTACTTCGGAGATGATGCCCAAATTAGCGGAGATGCTTCTAGGACGGTCCAAGTGATCTCAATGGCATCCAACGTAGTAAGATATCATCTGTTCTTGAATGGTATTAGTGTGGATGACAATAGACTAGCAATAGACCCGACAGTCTTTGAGTTAGATGAAAAAGGTTACACTAAAGGTTTTTTAATCGACTCAGGCTCACCTCATACGTCCCTTGTTCGAGCGGCTTACAATCCTCTAAGAGATGCAATGGTTCACTATTTTAGGGATAAGTATCAAATGCAACCTATATCGCCTTCCGGATTGGGTTTTGATCTGTGTTACTCTTGGAACTCTAGCGACGAAATAAGATTTCCATCCGTGGTACTTCATTTTTTGTTTAAGGGCCAACAACAAGAGATTAACATGGTGTTGGGTAAAAATAATTTATTTGAAGTATATCCAGAAGATAAAGAATTTTGTTTAATGATTTTACCCATTGATGATGATCCTGGACTTTCCATTTTAGGAGCTTACCAACAAACCAATTTTAAGATTCTATATGATGTAAATGATTGGTTCCTCTATTTTGTGCCTCAGAATTGCTTACAgagttaa